The DNA region AGCGTGCCTGTCCAGAACAACTGGATGATGGTTGCGGTGACAAAGAAGGGAAAAATACCAGAGACAATAGCTTCGTAAGTCATCCAGAGGTGGTGCTTATGCCACCACATGGCGTTATAGAGCCACTCGCGGAAGTAAGACTTCGTCCAGCGAGTCTGCTGGTTGAGCCAGCGCAGGAAGTGAGCAGGCGTCTCTGTGTAGCATTTAGCTCGGGCCGTGTACCTAAAGGCAAAAAGAACATGTATGACACTCATCAgaacagcagacacacaccatcaAAATCAGTGCATCAGGTGTATTTTCCTCGTACAACGCGGATGAGCCTCTTACTTTGTAGCATAGCCCATGCTCAGCATACGGTTGGTAAGATGTCTGTCATCACCAAATGTACAGTGAGTTCCCAAAAACCTCTGACTGTACCAGGCTTCCAGAAACTGCTGGAGGACATCATTTCTGTACAAACCTGTATGGAACAATTGAAGTCACCAGAAACACATGCGGGTATTAATGCCAAAACTGCCACTGCTTGACATGCAGAATCTTTACTTTGGTCCACATCAAATCACAAATGTTGTGTTCCTACCCAAAGGACCACTAATGCAAGACACACAGTTGAAGAAGGACTGGCAGGACCTCTCGATGTTGAAAGCCATCCAGTACCTAAGACTGCTCATGAAGCTGATGTAAGATTCTTTCTGGTTCAGGATCATCACATCTCCTCCTACGGCGCCATACTTGGGGTTACTCTCCAATACTTTACACAGTTCAACAGTGGCCAGAGGGTCCAGCTTAGTGTCTGAGTCGCACACCTGGGGAGGTAGCAAGCCAGTcaggttatttattttttaattactcTACTATCATTTTCTTTGCAGAAAATGATCTTAACTGAATAAATGACCAATTCAGAAAGAACAATAGATACCTGTATATAGTCAACTGATGGCCCGAGTGCTTTGAACGCTGTGTACATCACCTCCCTCTTGCCACCCCATTGTTGCATGATGCACACGCACCTCTTGCTTTGGATCAGCTGTTCCACCTCTTTTCTCTGTGGATCTTCTCCTATAATATTAATAGCAACCCCTCCGCAGTCATTCGCTTTAGCCTCCCCCACAGTTTCATGGCCCTGACTGGCATTCCACGTGTGGAAGTTGTGCTTCCACACATAACAGCAAGGGTCTTCATCGGCAAACATCTCTTTGAACATGTCCATCATGTATTTGTCTTCAGCGTTGTTGCCATCTATCACCATGACGATGCGCAGCAGCTCAGGGGGATACTTCAGGGCCTTAACGGAGTTGAGGCACTCTCTGAGATAGGCAGGATCCTCCTGGTAAGCCGATATGGTGAAGCCGATGGTtttggtgaagctgcacggatccctcctttctctcatcCGCCGATGCTCAATGAAGGCAAAGTAGCTTTGGATGAGTACATGGCACGAGAGGAGTAGTCCATAAAAGCCAAAGGAGATGATTCCATAAATGGATTTGACCAGCTGGAAACCCTCAACATAAGCCCACACCATCACACCCAGAACCATCAGACCAAACAGGAACGTGAAGATGGCTCGTACTGTAGAGCACAGGTTCCTCAGGACATGTTTCAGTTCCATTGTGATGGTTAACCTGTCagagccaaaaaaaacacaggacatGTTTGCATGGCTTAAATGGTGGATTCTCACTCTGGGTTGGAATGCAAAAGGGTGTATTAAATGGAGTTTTATGTAGAGTCtgaagagaaatggaaataggACAGGTAATAGCACTACAACAAAATAGTAAAttattaaaagagaaaatatagaTGTAAGGGAGTAGAAGGCATGATTGAATTTTTATGcaaaaaaatctatttgcttgaataaaaatgaatattgGTCTCAATTTAAGTTTCTTATTAAATCCTATCAGCTGCCCAtagttataaataaattattaatttaaatgacaAT from Brachionichthys hirsutus isolate HB-005 unplaced genomic scaffold, CSIRO-AGI_Bhir_v1 contig_1060, whole genome shotgun sequence includes:
- the LOC137917385 gene encoding hyaluronan synthase 1-like, which translates into the protein MELKHVLRNLCSTVRAIFTFLFGLMVLGVMVWAYVEGFQLVKSIYGIISFGFYGLLLSCHVLIQSYFAFIEHRRMRERRDPCSFTKTIGFTISAYQEDPAYLRECLNSVKALKYPPELLRIVMVIDGNNAEDKYMMDMFKEMFADEDPCCYVWKHNFHTWNASQGHETVGEAKANDCGGVAINIIGEDPQRKEVEQLIQSKRCVCIMQQWGGKREVMYTAFKALGPSVDYIQVCDSDTKLDPLATVELCKVLESNPKYGAVGGDVMILNQKESYISFMSSLRYWMAFNIERSCQSFFNCVSCISGPLGLYRNDVLQQFLEAWYSQRFLGTHCTFGDDRHLTNRMLSMGYATKYTARAKCYTETPAHFLRWLNQQTRWTKSYFREWLYNAMWWHKHHLWMTYEAIVSGIFPFFVTATIIQLFWTGTLWDLLWILCCIQLIGLVKAAYACILRGDIVMLFMSLYAALYMTSLLPTKYFAILTMNKSTWGTSGRRRIVGNYMPIIPLSVWAAILLGGLGYTIYKEIQLDWNTPAKILQTKFLIFGGVAYASYWFLMIFFYWVWFRRLCRRRARRYEIYI